ATATGTAAAAACTACTCCTAATCAAGAACACGGTAAAATTTTGATGAAAAAGTAGACAAACCTGATTGTTCTTTGTGTGCTCAATTGAGAGAAAAAAGTAGCAAAACCAACAAAACAATAATGAAAAATGACCTAATCTGAAAAATTAAACATTATATACTCTGGGCTAATGGGCCACGAAAAAATAAACAGACCGTGAAACAGTAGTCCATTACCACGAAAAAGTAGATTTCAAGCATTGACCGTAGTCAATGGGCATTGATCGTAGTCAACTGTAACTCACCTACTCTTTCGTGGTCTATTTTTGGCTAACAtgattttttggctattttttgaTAAGTAATTAAGCATTATGGTTATATTAGTATTTTCtcgtattttaaaagtttatcaaggataaatataatatttacaagttcatttttaagaaaaatatgTATGAAATTCTCCTATATTAAAAATGACTAatattataaaagccctaaatttttAATGTGTAATTgggaaaaaccctaatatttttttattattgttatggCCACAACTTTATCGCAGAATTATCACTCTAGCCCACTTAACAAATTTCAAGGTTAACTTGGTTAACTTTTTTTACAAAATCAGTCCTAAAAATTTCAAATTTGGCTCTTAAGGTTTGcaaaaaattacaccacatggtttttttactttatttttttgttttttgtatactttatttattttcagtttttatatatatatatatatatatatatatatatatatatatatatatatatatatatatatatatatatacattttttattttctttttttatatactttatttattttcattttttaactttatctttcaacaatttaatttttttatttcctttttaccttcttttctatttttttctattttagttatttatgcTTTTTCTAGcgtttttatttatttagattCAAGTAAATGAACTTGAACTCATTTTAAATTACTCTAACAAGTTTTTTTATAGAGACCAACTATTATATTTTGGTTCTTTCTTTTAATCTATtatcaaattgaaaaatattatcttGAATTTAAAGTTTTAAACTATTGATATCACttataaaaatatgatttaatTTGCAAGTTATGTAACACATTGAAACACTAATTCTCAATAAACaagctaatttttttttttaatttttattttttcgtaACGTAAAAATTAGTGcactaaagaaaaaaaataataaaaagaaaataagttaGCAccgaaattaaaaatataaacatacctattttatttacttgaataaaaataaaaaattgcaaaaactataaattatcaaaattataatatagtctaatatattaatacatttaacattttttgaaaaatgtcaataaaaaacttaaaaatacaaaaaaaataaaaacaaatacttggaaaacaaataagaaaaataaaaagatgaaaaattaaaaatataatatgaaaataaaaaaaaaaaaaaaaaaaaaaaaaaactctaatataCTCTATATATACCCTAAAAAAgtagaaaacaaaagataaaaaaaatcaaattgttgaaagataaagttaaaaaaataaataaataaagtatatataaaaaataaaaaatgtatatatatttataaaaaaacccgaaaacacataaagtttacaaaaaacgaaaaataatgttaaaaaaccatgtggtgtaattttttgcaaacctcagggacaaaatttgaaatttttaggACTGATTTTGCAAAAAAGTTAACCAAATTAACCATGAAACTCGTTAAATGGGCTAGCGATAATTTTATAAGAAAGTTGTGGtcataacaataataaaaaaaatattatgccTTTTTCCAATTAAACGTTAAAAATTTAGAGCTTTTATAATATTAGTCcattaaaaaaacaattatttttatGTTGCATTTCAAACAAAAATCATGATAAGAGAAACTTCTAAATAAAAAGCCACTTTAAAATGATAGACATTATTTGGATGGAGATAAAGTTTTGAAAGATAGAATTGTAGTTTTTAAGTCAAAATCGAGTACAATAATTACCAATGATACCAAATTTTGCATAATGGTGTTATGGTGGTTCTCAAATTCATATCGACATAATTTTGTGTTAAATTTAGGAAATGAATCTAATACtccttttcaaaacaaaataaacCTTTTGAATTATTTTGCATTGGGAGCGTAAAAGACAAGTAATAGTCTTGGAGTTGATGGAAATGGTCCAAACTCGTAGCCTATTGAATGCTCATATTTAATGTGGATAACAAGTGTATGAGCGATTAAGACGTGAGATATGTTAAGAAAAGTATATGGTATATAGATTACACAAAAAGACCGGTTTCAGACCGGACCCAAAAAAAGACCGAAACCGAATCAGTTTAAAACAAGACCGGACCGAAAAAAGACCAGCCCAAGACCATCCCAGACTGGTCCTAAAAAGACCGGAACAGTCTAAAACTAAACGGGACCCGTCCGAAAAAAAAAGACCAGTAACCAAACAAATACCAAAACAGTCTGAAACCGAACGAGACCCGTCCGAAAAAAAAAAGACCGGAAACCaaactttataaatatataatttttgtgttaattatacAATTTTTAATCACAAACTatctaatttatttcattttccttttttgaaatttaaattaaaatttttaataaattttaatttatcattttggtgataatctcacatTTGTTAATGGAAAAAACTCAAAACCAAAACAAGAGAATCGAAAAATACTGAAACCGAACAAAAAAAAACTCGTAAATCGAATCGAAAAAGTCACACAGAAAGACCAAGAGACGAGACCGAAAAAGACCGGATCGAAAAAGATCAGTCCGAAAAAAGACCGGATTGGAAAAAGACCGAACGAGATCAGTCCGAAAAAGCCCGTACCGTTCCGAGACCGATCTCAAAAAGACCGGACCGTTTTGAGACCGAACCAAGACTGGTCTGGGACCGCCAATGTACAGCTCTAATGGTATGCCTTAAAAACATGATGTGTTTAAGGGTCTTATACTTCGTAAAGCATGGTCTCGCTTAGGATGTGGTCCAGACTTGCTTTTAGTTGATTTATCGTTAGTGATTCGATCTAAACCTTATTAGTGATTTGACATTTGATTATAGATGATCTAACACATACGAGACCCAAAAAGGTCATTGGTCGATATCTTGATCAACTTAGTCATAAAAGACCAATTCGGTTTGAACCAATTGAATATTGATATTGATTGCCATAAAAAAGCATAAAAAGACAAGTATTAGATCTGTTCCGAAAAAAAAAAGTCGAGACCCGACTGGTTCGAAACAAGACTGATCCAAAAAAAGATTGGATCGTTGCGAGACCAATACCAAAAAGTAAGAGACTGTTTCGAGACCGACCCAACTCAAGACCGGTAAGATCGGTTTCAGAAAGACCGTAAGCAAAAGTTTATATACATATTATCTTTTATGTTGATCACACATATGTTAATCATATATTATGTTATTTCTcccttatttattttattaaatttttgtGTATCATTTTTAGTAAATCTTAATTAGCCATTTTAATGTTTGTTACATATTTGTCAACCAAAAAGCTCGCATTGAACTGAAAAAATACAGAAACCGaacataacccccccccccccccccccctaaaaaataAACCGAAAATGGTACACTTAAAGACCGTGAGAGTAGAGCAGCCCCAAAAATACCGAACAAAAAaacagtttgaaaaaaaaaaaacaaaaaaactattGACTCGAGATTATccaagagtggtccagattgttTATGCATACCAATAATGATGTTGTTTGGCATTTTACAACAAAGTAATTTGTAAAATAAACGATTATGTTCGTAAAGCTGATCATTAAAAGGCAACACCTAACAATTTGCTAGATGAGCATTTTGtaaaataaagacaaaattatataaatgatTCATGTGGTATATTAAAGGTCACAAACTCaagttttattaattttttttaggaaCAGTTCATGTGGTTTTTAAAACTTGCATTAATGATATTTTTTGCTAACATCGTTAGTTTTTGTCTGTTAGTCAGTCTGAGGGTAATTTGGTTTTTTTAGATAGCAAAAGACAGAGTTTGTTACTATGGGTAAACCATAGGaatcatttatgtaattttgtctttattttatgtttataaatttGTGACTTTATACcattttactttttaaaatgttGCTTTGACCATTTCACTTGAactttgtaaaatattatttttaccaTTCCATTTATTAAACTTTCATGTTTATCCTTCATagaatatatataatttgatttttccTTAATAGCTCTTGTTCGttaacctaaaaaaactattttttatgtGCTTATTTTTATATATGTCTCAGTATAAATTCAAGGACGTTAACGTTTCAACGTGAATTTAGAATTGTTGTtcgttattttttaaaaaaaaaatacttgttTTTTATGCACGTGTTGGTTTAAATTTGAGTTTGTCTAAGTTtcgaaataatttttttatatttccgTGCTTATTTTTTTGTACTTTTCATATGTATAAGTCGGGTTTACGTTAACAAACGAAAATTATTATATGAGACTCAACTCATACATAGGAAACGTATATAAAATTAAAcacaaaaatagaaaaaaaaaattacatctaAAGGTAGACAAACTCAAGTTtaaaccaacatatatataaaaaaacaagtaatttttttaaaatataataacgaACGGAAGTTTAAAATTCACGTTGAAACGTTGTCCATATTAAATTTATATCGacacatatataaaaataagcacgtaaataattagttttttttagttaacaaacaaaaattattaaggaaaaccaaattatatatatactacataggataaacataaaagtttaataaatgGAGATGtgaaaaataacattttataaagttcAAAATGAAAGACattttaaaaggaaaaaaatgGAAAAGACACAAACTTATAAGCATAAAGAAAAATATAgacaaaattatataaatggtTCTGGAGTTTATCCATATTCACAGATTCAGTTTCTGCTAACTGAAAAAATTAAATTACCGTCACACTAACAGAcgaaaactaaaaaaaatcattCACACAAGTTTTGAAAACTACACGGACcatgttcgtcaaaaaaataacAGTGAGTTAATGAAATCATAGGAACCAATTTATATAATTTTGTGTAAAATAAATGATCatcaatatataaaaaaataaataaataaaataaaatctttaaTTTTTGcgccaaatttaaaaaaaaataataataataaaaacaatagaAGTAGTTGTCATTTTCTCCATAAGTTTGTATTTTAAAAATCAAGAAACGGAGTAGAAAGTGCATCGTGCTCCAAGGCCAAGTGTTCAAAACCCTCTGCACAAGTTCAGATGGAGTGAAGGCTCGCATTTCCATCACTCACCTCTCTGCAACACTTCGCATTCAATACGATTCCTACCATTACACTGCCCACTGCTTCTGCAACACAAAGACAAACCACATTCAAATCCCCTACCATTAAATACCTCCTTTCTTTATCAATGGAGCACCAGCAACCCCACATGACCTCCTTCATTACCCACCTCTTTCTCCCCATTTTTAAATCATCACGGCATGGCTGTGATTTAGCATCCATTCTCCTTTCCCTATCCTCTCAAATCTTTTCTGAAATTTTTGCGTTTTCGTTACATTATAAATGGGGTTTCTTCTTCTTATCAACATTTACTCCATGAATTGACAAGTTTATTGAAGTGGGTGTATGAAAAGCATACGATCATCTTCGATTTGGGtttaaaattttagggtttgatttGATTTCATCAGGAAATATAAGAACAGGGTGTCCCTCTTTCTGACATCATGAAAGGTTCTGGATTGTGGattttgttcttggtgtttggaACAGCTTTGCTTTTCGTCTTCCTGTTCGAAATTCCTGGTAATTTCTTCAATATTTGTCTTTTAGGATCCTGAATACTCACAACCATAATGCAAAAACtcgtatgttatgcttttaaagTTGtactttttgttagattttgctGATGTGATGAGAAATTTGTCATCCTATATAGAAATGCATGTGCCTTTGTTTAGCATTTTCATTTTGCAATTTGGTCAACATGACTTTTTCAGAGTAGAAAAGTCTCAGCTGACCATCCATCATATGGACCAAAtgcctaaatgcaagaaatagcaacctactttcatttatttgtatattataacatcatactttcatttctttcaatatgtaaattacatattgtatcttcaaaaaaaaaacccatatttgtatttttagttttctttttctttaacaTCATACTTTGGAAGACATATGCAATTATAATCATATATATTGCTTTGTATTTGAATGAAGTTGCTATAATTGGGAAAATACATAGAAGTACAATGTgataataggaagaaatgaaaataggatgttataattaactaattattgaaagtacgttgctatttgtTGCATTTAAGGATGAGGAGGACATTTACGTCTTCTGCATAGATGATAGATCAAGATCTAGTTCCTATCTCACCTTGTTCCACCTTTTTAAGTGTGACAAAAAATTGCACTTGTTGTCCCAAAACACCAAACCATTTACAACCTGTTCTGTTATGTCATGCATAatacacaaataacaaacaaaataCTAGGCCTATGGCCCATCTAAATATCTTTAAAGCACACTACTCATGGTAAAATATTATCACACAAAACTTTAGTGCTAATTGTAAAATAAAAAATGTGCAATAATTGCCGATAGTTTACGTCCATTATTACAATTTAGTGATTATTATTTTCTATTTATCAGGCGGCGATCTTCCCAAGCATAAGAAAATCATGGATTTAACGAAGCCAGGCAGGAAACTTAAGGTATACACAACCGCAATGAAATGAAACCCATAAGGACTAGGGTGTAACATTGCCGATAGTTGTCCTTAAAGTGAGACTTTTTTGTAAACCACAAggactgtttttgaaaatttgtgTTTAGTTTTTAATTTCTTAGTTTCACTATTGTAACTAACAGGAGGATAATATTCATGATGAAAGTGGTGATGGAAACGTAGATATTTACGATTACGTCCCTAATGATCCGGTTCCAAGTTCAAAAGCCGCAGCATTAAGGCCTGGGCCAATCGAGCATGGCACTCCTCTTATGCCTTACATCCCAAAGCCTTCACCTCCAGGACCAAATGACCCAAAGTATGTTGGGTATCCTTAACCAATGCCACAACTCCTTTGATAATTTTAGGGTTGTAATAAGTCGCTAGTTTGTGTATAATTGGAACCCTAGTGGGCTATATCATTTTGTACTTGTTCTACCCTTGATTTTGCCCCGAGTTCCAATTCTTATGTGTTAATGTAGATTAAccgtttgtttcttttttttaaaaaaatgttaaaaatgcaACTTATGAGCTTTGTGTTTGAATAAGTGGTTCAAGTGGGGAAAAATCATAAACTTTCATCTTTATCTCAGTCCTAACTTTGGTTTACAAATTGAATGATTTAAAATGGGTTTTAGTTTGAGAAATTTAGCAATTTTTATTATGCAAATTGGAATTAGTTGGGCAGACAAATTGAATAATTTAAAATCATgtacttttcttataaaatttgaAAGTGAATTTGCAAACACACCAAGCTTGTGTTTGTTAATTGATCGTCAAAGTTACCATATTATCTTTGAGTTACAAATTTATCGGGGATTGTCATTTTTATTGTTTTCTTATTACCATTTTTAAAATTCCAAATGAAACAGATAAGTAATATCTAGATATTTTATTGTAGAATTATACAAATTATacattttaaataaaactaaATACAATAACAACATTTCTGGTCATGATGAGGGTCAAGAACACACTTTTAGTCTTAGCCCTAGGGTATACTCAACAATAGCTATTAGCGTTTAGCATTAAAAAAAGCTCAAATTAAAGAGCTCCATTCGACATAGCTTCTTAGGTCTTTAAGAGTTTTAACTTTTTAGTTTTCATGTTTTCATGTTTTATAGCattttatactttccaaaattcCAAAAGCTTACGACTATTTTTGTGAACTATTTTTAATGAACATGTCgatataaataaaaaagaaagtgattcgtacacaacaattttttgaCATATACAACAATTCAtgcattatatagttgtacaatacaatattttaaaacaCTAATTGTTGTGTATGAAGAAAAATTGTTTTGTACGAATCTAACTCTCAAATAAAAACACATTTTCAAACTTCCAGCTATCCGGTGTGCTATGTTCTTCTTGCTGGGAATAAAATTGTAATTTATGTACCTTTAACTGTTCCGAGCTTTATTTTATGCAAAACGTAGTAGAACAATCATGCCATGTTTTTTCTTTGCCAAAAAAGGAAGCGAATGAAATTCAAGTTTATATGACTTTGGACAACTGAGTTTGGTATCTACGTGCATAATCCACGGGCGGATTATATTTTATCCGAAACCAATAAAACTTTAAAAGACGAAACTAAAAATGAAGTGTGTCAAATAAGCCAAACGTCACTCCTAATGTAAATGCATGAAACCAAATTAATGAAAACGTTAGGTTACTTTAATGAAAAAGCTATTCACCTCTAACACTTATATaatttaaactaaaaaaaaaacaataaaacaattaCAAATCTATCCAATCTGTTTATATTAACGAATTAGCCGATTTGTGACCACATTACCATTACAATCAAATACACCAAACTCCAATTGAGTTGAATAGGCGTGGACATAACAAGTAGTC
The genomic region above belongs to Lactuca sativa cultivar Salinas chromosome 4, Lsat_Salinas_v11, whole genome shotgun sequence and contains:
- the LOC111886989 gene encoding uncharacterized protein LOC111886989 → MKGSGLWILFLVFGTALLFVFLFEIPGGDLPKHKKIMDLTKPGRKLKEDNIHDESGDGNVDIYDYVPNDPVPSSKAAALRPGPIEHGTPLMPYIPKPSPPGPNDPKYVGYP